A genomic segment from Gracilinanus agilis isolate LMUSP501 chromosome 1, AgileGrace, whole genome shotgun sequence encodes:
- the ZSCAN10 gene encoding zinc finger and SCAN domain-containing protein 10, translating to MSSRLSLAATPTQTPLKQELPTVKLEEFSWEQESIHEGGLPRHEACRQRFRHFCYQEAAGPKEALSRLRELCCQWLRPEAHTKKQILELLVLEQFLIVLPGDIQAWIRGKHPKNGDEVVTLMEDLQREPSKARPTVFGHTPRWIVPSEKSSSLIPAQEPQKLQPEPAKPSKEGKWSLLARSKQQLTPGPQGFGVGTQNREKIKQGSLGKPATVLGNVGKDISLVPKKEDAQETRCGTESQWGPTASGSIGISPSSKSEVWEIKVCDVQEKPEPESQETQKTFPKCGISLPQVSCLQAHRRAHDSLKPYQCPCCKKNFGRGSILKLHLRTHTDERPYECSECGECFRQSGHLRKHQQTHSAEMSFVCADCGQGFQRRSSLLRHLHAHAKETEEDSKPAFLCSVCGQGFQRHANFQRHLSLHAEEKPLQGVEFGKSFLPGASSSQEQPGPSEQKPHVCNECGKAFQRSEHLAAHQRVHTGEKPFSCQDCGRAFSQSSQLTSHRRVHTGEKPYACSECGKHFVRRAGLARHMLIHGGERPHHCGQCNKRFSQSQDLSRHQRSHTGERPCRCDECGERFSQSAHLARHQRIHTGEKPHPCDTCGRCFRNSSNLVRHRRTHTGERPYRCHTCGRSFRRNAHLQRHLGTHSGTDVPEASKEARELGGPIKEAPQQCLQCGKSFSRGCNLLRHQAIHTGARPYTCSQCGRSFSRNSHLMRHLRTHAKETLY from the exons ATGTCTTCAAGACTAAGTCTGGCTGCTACCCCGACCCAGACTCCTCTGAAGCAAGAACTACCAACAGTAAAACTTGAAGAGTTTTCCTGGGAACAGGAATCCATCCATGAAGGAGGTCTGCCCAGACATGAGGCCTGCAGGCAGCGGTTCAGGCACTTCTGCTACCAGGAGGCCGCTGGCCCAAAGGAAGCACTTAGCAGACTCCGTGAACTTTGCTGCCAGTGGCTTAGACCAGAGGCTCACACCAAAAAACAGATCCTGGAGCTTCTAGTGCTTGAGCAGTTCCTCATTGTCCTACCTGGAGACATTCAGGCCTGGATACGGGGGAAGCATCCCAAGAATGGTGATGAAGTGGTGACTCTTATGGAGGATTTGCAGAGAGAGCCCAGCAAAGCAAGGCCAACG GTCTTTGGCCATACACCCAGATGGATAGTGCCCTCAGAGAAGTCATCATCCCTGATCCCTGCACAGGAGCCCCAGAAACTCCAGCCAGAACCAGCCAAGCCTTCAAAGGAGGGGAAGTGGAGTCTTCTGGCTAGGTCCAAGCAACAGCTAACTCCTGGCCCACAAG GGTTTGGAGTTGGGACAcagaatagggaaaaaataaagcaaggaaGTTTGGGGAAACCTGCAACAGTTCTAGGAAATGTGGGCAAGGATATTTCCCTTGTGCCCAAAAAAGAGGATGCACAAGAAACTCGGTGTGGGACTGAAAGTCAGTGGGGCCCGACTGCTTCAGGCAGTATTGGAATATCCCCATCTAGTAAAAGTGAAGTTTGGGAAATAAAAGTCTGTGATGTCCAAGAGAAGCCTGAGCCTGAATCCCAGGAGACACAGAAGACATTCCCCAAGTGTGGAATAAGCCTCCCCCAGGTGTCATGCCTCCAGGCACATAGAAGAGCCCATGATTCCCTCAAGCCCTACCAATGTCCATGTTGTAAGAAAAACTTTGGCCGTGGCTCCATCCTCAAACTGCATCTGAGGACACACACAGATGAGCGTCCCTACGAGTGTTCCGAGTGTGGGGAATGCTTCCGACAGAGTGGTCACCTGAGAAAACACCAGCAGACCCACTCTGCAGAGATGTCCTTCGTATGTGCCGACTGTGGGCAGGGTTTCCAGCGGCGGTCCAGCCTCCTGCGACATTTACATGCCCATGCCAAAGAAACAGAGGAGGACAGCAAGCCAGCCTTCCTGTGTTCCGTCTGCGGGCAGGGTTTTCAGCGGCATGCCAACTTCCAGCGCCACCTGAGTCTGCATGCCGAGGAAAAGCCCCTCCAAGGTGTCGAGTTTGGGAAGAGCTTTCTTCCGGGGGCGAGCAGCTCCCAGGAGCAGCCGGGCCCCAGTGAGCAGAAGCCTCATGTGTGCAATGAGTGTGGCAAAGCCTTCCAGAGGAGTGAGCATCTGGCCGCCCACCAGCGGGTTCACACAGGGGAAAAGCCCTTCTCCTGCCAGGACTGCGGGCGGGCCTTTAGCCAGAGCTCCCAGCTAACCAGTCATCGCCGCGTGCACACCGGTGAGAAGCCCTATGCCTGTTCTGAGTGCGGGAAGCACTTTGTGCGCCGGGCTGGCCTCGCGCGCCACATGCTCATCCATGGCGGAGAGAGGCCCCATCACTGCGGCCAGTGCAACAAGCGCTTCAGCCAGAGCCAGGACCTGAGCCGCCACCAGCGCAGCCACACCGGGGAACGTCCGTGCCGCTGTGATGAGTGTGGGGAACGCTTCAGCCAGAGTGCCCACTTGGCGCGGCACCAGCGCATCCACACCGGGGAGAAGCCTCACCCCTGTGACACGTGTGGCCGCTGCTTCCGCAACAGCTCCAACCTGGTGCGGCACCGGCGCACTCACACTGGGGAGAGGCCCTACCGCTGCCACACCTGTGGAAGGAGCTTCCGCCGGAATGCCCACCTGCAGCGCCATCTTGGGACTCACTCAGGGACTGATGTTCCAGAAGCAAGCAAAGAGGCTAGGGAACTGGGGGGGCCCATCAAGGAGGCTCCCCAGCAGTGTCTGCAATGCGGCAAGAGCTTCAGCCGAGGCTGTAACCTGCTCAGGCATCAAGCCATCCACACCGGTGCCAGGCCCTATACCTGTAGCCAGTGTGGACGGAGCTTCAGCCGCAATTCTCACCTGATGAGACACCTGAGGACCCATGCCAAGGAGACCCTATATTAG